The following proteins come from a genomic window of Flavobacterium crocinum:
- a CDS encoding anthranilate synthase component I family protein, translated as MKPFILNTNYKQILADTVTPVSIYFKIRDKFSNSLLLESSDYHGNDNSFSYICCNPIATIKIENEIISKTFPDGTSEKINIDSSTNIPQVIQEFSAQFKSEKNDFKFINNGLFGYISYDAVRYFEKVSIAKKDNATSIPDVFYAVYQNIIAINHFKNEAYIFCHSLDGKNNIAEIEQLLQSRNIASYKFSKEGEGFSNLTDEEFKENVALAKKHCYRGDVFQLVLSRRFTQGFKGDEFNVYRALRSINPSPYLFFFDYGDFKIFGSSPEAQIIVKDRKAEIHPIAGTFKRTGDDERDALLAKELSEDKKENSEHVMLVDLARNDLSRNGHDVNVEKYREVQFFSHVIHLVSKVTGHLHDKATTMQVVADTFPAGTLSGAPKHRAMQLIEDCEKTNRNFYGGAIGVMDFDGNFNHAIMIRTFLSKNHQLHCQAGAGIVASSDEESEMQEVYNKLRALNTALEMAEKI; from the coding sequence TTGAAACCTTTTATCCTTAATACCAATTACAAGCAAATTCTGGCAGACACTGTTACGCCGGTTAGTATTTACTTTAAAATCAGAGATAAATTCTCAAACAGTTTATTATTGGAAAGTAGTGATTATCATGGAAATGATAACAGTTTCTCTTATATCTGCTGTAACCCGATTGCTACTATCAAAATAGAAAATGAGATCATCTCAAAAACTTTCCCTGATGGAACTTCTGAGAAAATTAATATCGATTCTTCAACAAATATTCCGCAGGTAATTCAGGAATTTTCGGCTCAGTTTAAATCAGAGAAAAATGATTTCAAGTTCATCAACAACGGATTATTTGGATACATTTCTTATGATGCTGTTCGCTATTTTGAAAAAGTTTCTATTGCAAAAAAAGACAATGCAACTTCAATTCCGGATGTATTTTATGCAGTTTACCAAAACATTATTGCCATTAACCACTTCAAAAACGAAGCTTATATTTTCTGCCACAGTTTAGACGGAAAAAATAATATCGCCGAAATTGAGCAGTTACTGCAATCCAGAAATATTGCTTCTTATAAATTCTCTAAAGAAGGCGAAGGTTTTTCTAATCTTACTGATGAAGAATTTAAAGAAAATGTGGCTTTAGCTAAAAAACACTGTTACAGAGGTGATGTTTTTCAATTGGTTTTATCACGCCGTTTTACACAAGGATTTAAAGGTGACGAATTCAATGTTTACAGAGCTTTAAGAAGCATCAACCCTTCTCCGTATTTGTTCTTTTTTGATTATGGAGATTTCAAAATATTCGGTTCTTCTCCGGAAGCGCAAATTATTGTAAAAGACAGAAAAGCTGAAATTCATCCAATTGCAGGAACTTTTAAGAGAACCGGCGATGATGAACGTGACGCACTTTTAGCCAAAGAACTTTCTGAAGATAAAAAAGAAAACAGCGAACACGTAATGCTGGTTGATTTGGCCAGAAATGATTTAAGTAGAAATGGTCACGATGTAAATGTGGAAAAATACAGAGAAGTTCAGTTTTTCTCTCACGTAATTCACCTGGTTTCAAAAGTAACAGGACATTTACACGATAAAGCAACAACGATGCAGGTTGTTGCGGATACTTTTCCTGCAGGAACATTAAGCGGCGCTCCAAAACACAGAGCGATGCAGTTAATTGAAGACTGCGAAAAAACAAACCGTAATTTCTACGGAGGCGCAATTGGTGTTATGGATTTTGATGGAAACTTTAACCACGCGATTATGATTCGAACTTTCCTTTCTAAAAATCATCAATTACACTGTCAGGCGGGCGCCGGAATTGTAGCAAGCTCAGATGAAGAAAGCGAAATGCAGGAAGTTTACAATAAATTAAGAGCCTTGAATACAGCGCTGGAAATGGCAGAGAAAATTTAG
- a CDS encoding anthranilate synthase component II, protein MKKILVIDNYDSFTYNLVHYLEDLNCEVTVYRNDEFDIDEIASFEKILLSPGPGIPDEAGLLKAVIEKYSPTKSILGVCLGQQAIGEVFGGTLSNLDKVYHGVSTNVKTVVDDEILFEGLGKEFEVGRYHSWVVDTNLPDELEATSFDENGQVMSLRHKNYDVRGVQFHPESVLTPNGKKMLENWVKS, encoded by the coding sequence ATGAAAAAGATTTTAGTTATAGACAATTACGATAGTTTCACTTACAATTTAGTGCACTATTTAGAAGATTTAAACTGTGAAGTTACTGTTTACAGAAACGATGAATTTGATATTGATGAAATTGCGTCATTCGAAAAAATATTACTTTCTCCAGGGCCAGGAATTCCGGATGAAGCAGGTTTATTAAAAGCAGTAATCGAAAAATACAGTCCAACAAAAAGTATTCTTGGCGTTTGCTTAGGACAACAAGCAATTGGCGAAGTTTTCGGCGGAACACTTTCAAATCTTGATAAAGTATATCATGGCGTTTCGACAAATGTAAAAACAGTTGTTGACGATGAAATTCTGTTTGAAGGATTAGGAAAAGAATTTGAAGTTGGAAGATACCATTCCTGGGTTGTAGATACAAATCTTCCCGATGAACTTGAAGCGACTTCTTTTGATGAAAACGGTCAGGTAATGTCTTTAAGACACAAAAATTATGATGTTCGAGGCGTTCAATTCCACCCGGAAAGTGTACTAACACCAAACGGAAAAAAAATGTTAGAGAATTGGGTGAAGAGTTAG
- the trpD gene encoding anthranilate phosphoribosyltransferase, which yields MKTILNKLINHEVLSKEEAKQVLINISSGQYNPSQISAFLTVFMMRSITIDELSGFREALLELCIRVDLSAYNTIDLCGTGGDGKDTFNISTLASFVSAGAGIKIAKHGNYGVSSISGSSNVMEKMGIKFSNDPDFLEKCIDQAGVCVLHAPLFHPAMKNVGPIRKELAVKTFFNMLGPMVNPSFPQNQLVGVFNLELARMYAYLYQNTDVNFTILHSLDGYDEISLTGPTKTISNHMEGMLNPEDFGVHLLSQTEIEGGKTIEESAEIFTNIISGKGTEAQNNVVCANAAMAIATVTKCSPKEGFELAKESLLSGKGHQALKKLQDLSK from the coding sequence ATGAAAACTATATTAAACAAATTAATCAATCACGAAGTGCTTTCTAAAGAAGAAGCAAAACAAGTATTGATTAATATTTCAAGCGGTCAATATAATCCAAGCCAGATTTCGGCATTTTTGACCGTATTTATGATGCGAAGCATTACAATCGATGAACTTTCGGGCTTTCGTGAAGCTTTATTGGAATTATGCATTCGTGTCGATTTATCAGCCTATAATACTATCGATTTATGTGGAACCGGTGGTGACGGAAAAGATACTTTTAATATCTCGACTTTAGCTTCATTTGTTTCAGCAGGAGCCGGAATTAAAATCGCTAAACACGGAAATTACGGAGTTTCATCTATTTCAGGATCCAGCAACGTAATGGAAAAAATGGGAATTAAATTCAGCAACGATCCTGACTTTTTAGAAAAATGTATCGATCAGGCCGGAGTTTGCGTTTTACACGCTCCCCTATTTCACCCAGCGATGAAAAATGTAGGACCAATCAGAAAAGAACTGGCTGTAAAAACCTTCTTTAATATGTTGGGACCAATGGTAAATCCTTCATTTCCACAAAATCAACTGGTTGGTGTTTTCAACTTAGAGCTGGCAAGAATGTATGCCTATTTATACCAAAATACAGATGTTAATTTCACCATCTTACATTCGCTTGACGGATATGATGAAATTTCATTAACAGGTCCAACAAAAACCATTTCCAACCACATGGAGGGAATGTTAAATCCGGAAGATTTTGGTGTTCATCTTTTATCACAAACTGAAATTGAAGGCGGAAAAACAATCGAAGAATCGGCTGAAATTTTTACGAATATTATTTCAGGAAAAGGAACAGAAGCACAAAACAATGTAGTTTGCGCCAATGCGGCAATGGCAATCGCAACCGTTACAAAATGTTCTCCAAAAGAAGGTTTTGAATTAGCGAAAGAAAGTTTATTATCTGGGAAAGGTCATCAAGCATTAAAAAAATTACAAGATTTAAGTAAATAA
- the trpC gene encoding indole-3-glycerol phosphate synthase TrpC: MNILDKIIIDKKREVILKKSIIPVSQLEASVFFGKQTISLSQKLKESNSGIIAEHKRRSPSKSIINNNFTVEEVVKGYEAAGACGISVLTDGKYFGGSLDDLLLARASVNIPLLRKEFIVDEYQILEAKAHGADLILLIAAVLTREEIKSLSEFAKKLGLEVLLEVHNQEELEKSIMPTLDMIGVNNRNLKTFEVSLDFSKDLASQIPDDFVKVSESGISSVEAIQELKPYGYKGFLIGENFMKTDNAGQAATEFINQINQ, translated from the coding sequence ATGAACATTTTAGATAAAATAATAATAGATAAAAAACGAGAAGTCATTCTGAAGAAATCAATTATTCCGGTTTCTCAGTTGGAAGCTTCTGTATTTTTTGGAAAACAAACTATTTCTTTAAGTCAGAAATTAAAAGAAAGTAACTCTGGAATTATTGCTGAACACAAACGCCGTTCTCCTTCAAAATCAATCATCAACAATAATTTTACCGTTGAAGAAGTAGTAAAAGGTTATGAAGCTGCTGGTGCCTGTGGAATCTCAGTTTTAACCGATGGAAAATATTTCGGTGGATCTTTAGATGATTTACTTTTGGCAAGAGCTTCTGTAAATATTCCGCTTTTGCGAAAAGAGTTTATTGTAGACGAATACCAAATCCTTGAAGCCAAAGCACACGGCGCAGATTTAATTTTATTAATCGCAGCAGTTTTAACCCGAGAAGAAATAAAATCTTTATCTGAATTTGCTAAAAAATTAGGTTTAGAAGTTTTACTGGAAGTTCATAATCAGGAAGAATTAGAAAAATCAATTATGCCAACATTGGACATGATTGGCGTGAATAACAGAAACCTGAAAACATTTGAAGTAAGTTTAGATTTCAGTAAAGATTTAGCATCTCAAATTCCTGACGATTTTGTAAAAGTTTCAGAAAGCGGTATTTCATCAGTAGAAGCCATTCAGGAACTAAAACCTTACGGTTACAAAGGTTTTTTGATTGGGGAAAACTTCATGAAAACCGATAACGCGGGACAAGCCGCAACGGAATTCATCAATCAAATAAACCAATAA
- a CDS encoding phosphoribosylanthranilate isomerase, whose translation MKLKICGMKYPENILEVGALLPDYMGFIFWEKSARYFNGTIPELIKTVKKVGVFVDQSQEDILEKVGKYNLQAVQLHGHESVEFLSELKNQLPKKVEIIKVFSADENFDFEVIKPFEPVCDYFLFDTKGKLPGGNGTTFDWTILKKYNSKKPFFLSGGIGMKELKAIEEISKTNLPIYAVDVNSKFEIEPGLKNRNLFSNFKRKFDVANF comes from the coding sequence ATGAAACTTAAAATATGCGGTATGAAATATCCTGAAAACATTCTCGAAGTAGGCGCGCTGTTGCCTGACTATATGGGATTTATTTTCTGGGAAAAATCCGCGCGATATTTTAACGGAACGATTCCTGAGCTTATAAAAACAGTCAAAAAAGTAGGTGTTTTTGTAGATCAGAGTCAGGAAGATATTCTGGAGAAAGTCGGAAAATACAATTTACAAGCGGTTCAGTTACACGGACATGAATCCGTTGAATTTTTATCAGAACTAAAAAATCAATTACCTAAAAAAGTCGAAATTATAAAAGTATTTTCAGCCGATGAAAATTTCGATTTTGAAGTCATAAAACCTTTTGAGCCGGTCTGCGATTATTTTTTGTTTGACACCAAAGGAAAACTTCCAGGCGGCAACGGAACAACTTTTGACTGGACCATATTAAAAAAATACAATTCCAAGAAACCTTTCTTTTTAAGCGGTGGCATTGGAATGAAGGAATTAAAAGCCATTGAAGAAATCTCAAAAACCAATTTACCAATCTACGCTGTTGATGTAAATAGTAAATTTGAAATTGAACCAGGGCTGAAAAACAGAAATTTATTTAGCAATTTCAAACGAAAATTTGACGTTGCCAACTTTTAA
- the trpB gene encoding tryptophan synthase subunit beta: MSFNVNEKGYYGEFGGAYIPEMLYPNVEELRQKYLSIMDEPDFKAEFNQLLKDYVGRPSPLYFAKRLSEKYNTKVYLKREDLNHTGAHKVNNTIGQILLAKRLGKKRIIAETGAGQHGVATATVCALMGIECIVYMGEIDIARQAPNVARMKMLGAEVRPALSGSRTLKDATNEAIRDWINNPVDTHYIIGSAIGPHPYPDMVTRFQSIISEEIKWQLKEKEGRENPDYVVACIGGGSNAAGTYYHFLHEPEVGIIAVEAAGKGVDSGHSAATSKLGKVGIIHGCKTLLMQTTDGQITEPYSISAGLDYPGVGPLHAHLAQTGRGEFFSVTDDDAMNAGLQLTKLEGIIPAIESAHAFAVLDQKKFKPEDIVVISLSGRGDKDLDNYIDYFKL, encoded by the coding sequence ATGAGTTTTAACGTTAACGAAAAAGGATATTACGGAGAATTTGGAGGAGCTTACATTCCGGAAATGTTATATCCGAATGTAGAAGAATTACGCCAAAAATACTTAAGCATTATGGACGAACCTGATTTTAAAGCAGAGTTCAACCAACTGCTTAAAGATTATGTGGGACGCCCTAGCCCATTGTATTTTGCAAAACGCTTATCTGAAAAATACAACACAAAAGTCTATCTAAAAAGAGAAGATTTAAATCATACCGGAGCACACAAAGTAAACAATACTATCGGACAGATTTTATTAGCTAAACGTCTGGGTAAAAAAAGAATCATTGCGGAAACCGGCGCTGGTCAGCATGGTGTGGCGACTGCAACAGTTTGTGCTTTAATGGGAATCGAATGTATTGTTTATATGGGAGAAATTGACATTGCACGTCAGGCTCCAAACGTAGCTCGTATGAAAATGTTAGGTGCTGAAGTTCGTCCGGCACTTTCAGGCTCTCGTACTTTAAAAGATGCTACAAACGAAGCGATTCGTGATTGGATTAACAATCCTGTCGATACACATTATATCATTGGTTCGGCAATTGGACCGCATCCATATCCGGATATGGTGACTCGTTTTCAGAGTATTATTTCAGAAGAAATAAAATGGCAGTTAAAAGAAAAAGAAGGTCGCGAGAATCCTGATTATGTAGTGGCTTGTATTGGCGGCGGAAGTAATGCTGCCGGAACTTATTATCATTTTTTACACGAACCGGAAGTTGGAATTATTGCAGTTGAGGCAGCCGGAAAAGGTGTTGACAGCGGTCATAGTGCAGCTACAAGTAAATTAGGAAAAGTTGGAATTATCCACGGCTGTAAAACGCTGTTGATGCAGACAACAGATGGACAAATTACAGAACCGTATTCTATTTCTGCCGGTTTAGATTATCCTGGAGTTGGCCCATTGCACGCGCATTTAGCACAAACTGGACGTGGGGAATTTTTCTCTGTAACCGATGATGATGCCATGAATGCCGGTCTTCAATTAACTAAACTAGAAGGTATAATTCCGGCAATAGAAAGTGCTCATGCTTTTGCAGTTTTGGATCAAAAGAAATTCAAACCAGAAGATATTGTAGTGATCAGTCTTTCGGGTCGTGGCGATAAAGATTTAGATAATTATATTGATTACTTTAAATTGTAA
- a CDS encoding gamma-glutamylcyclotransferase family protein, protein MELLFSYGTLRSKQIQMQIFNKVLVGTQDQILGYKLKSLQIEEEFGMADYVVAVPSENLEDIIHGAVFEVTNNELLKVDQFESNSYKRVQVKLKSGRTAWIYTENK, encoded by the coding sequence ATGGAACTATTATTCTCATACGGAACACTAAGATCGAAACAAATTCAGATGCAGATTTTTAATAAAGTTTTAGTTGGAACTCAAGATCAAATATTGGGTTACAAACTAAAAAGTTTACAAATAGAGGAGGAATTTGGAATGGCTGATTATGTTGTTGCAGTACCTAGCGAAAATCTGGAAGACATTATACATGGTGCTGTTTTCGAAGTGACTAATAATGAATTATTAAAAGTCGATCAGTTTGAATCTAATTCCTATAAAAGAGTTCAGGTCAAACTAAAATCGGGAAGAACGGCGTGGATTTATACGGAAAATAAATAA
- the trpA gene encoding tryptophan synthase subunit alpha, translating into MNRITQKLQEDKKILSIYFSAGYPNLNDTVQIIQDLEKNGVDLIEIGLPFSDPLADGPTIQASSTQALHNGMTTQILFDQLKNIRESVKIPLIIMGYFNPMLQYGVEAFCKKCAEIGIDGLIIPDLPVDVYADEYKAIFEKYGLINVFLITPQTSDERIRFIDSVSNGFIYMVSSASVTGSQSGFGNTQETYFERIGAMNLKNPQIVGFGISNKETFNQATKYAKGAIIGSAFIKHLSESGSGKIAEFVGGIR; encoded by the coding sequence ATGAACAGAATAACTCAAAAATTACAAGAAGATAAAAAGATCCTTTCGATTTATTTTTCTGCAGGTTATCCCAACTTAAATGATACGGTGCAGATTATTCAGGATTTAGAAAAAAACGGAGTTGATTTAATCGAAATCGGACTTCCATTTAGCGATCCTTTGGCAGATGGACCAACGATTCAGGCGAGTTCGACTCAGGCACTTCATAACGGAATGACGACTCAGATTCTTTTTGATCAGCTAAAGAACATTCGCGAAAGCGTAAAAATTCCGTTGATTATTATGGGATATTTTAATCCGATGTTACAATATGGTGTCGAAGCTTTCTGTAAAAAATGCGCAGAAATTGGAATCGACGGTTTAATTATTCCGGATCTTCCGGTTGACGTTTACGCCGACGAATACAAAGCTATTTTTGAAAAATATGGTTTAATCAATGTGTTTTTGATTACACCTCAAACTTCAGACGAAAGAATTCGTTTTATCGACAGCGTTTCAAACGGATTTATCTATATGGTAAGTTCTGCAAGTGTTACAGGTTCTCAATCTGGTTTTGGAAATACTCAGGAAACTTATTTCGAAAGAATTGGAGCAATGAATTTGAAAAATCCTCAAATTGTTGGTTTTGGAATTTCGAATAAAGAAACGTTCAATCAGGCAACAAAATATGCTAAAGGTGCTATTATTGGGAGTGCTTTTATCAAACATTTAAGCGAAAGCGGAAGCGGAAAAATTGCAGAATTTGTTGGAGGGATTCGATAG